The genomic region CTGGTTCATCGCCCGCTTCGAGCGGGACGACCAGGCGGAGCGGCTTCATGTGGCGGCCCTTCGGGAACTGCAGGCGGAGGTACGGGCGCTGCGCGCGGAGGTCGCGACGCTGGGCGGCGGGGCGGCCGGACCGGCCGGGCCGGCTGATCCGACCGGTCCGGCCGAGCTGGCCGGGGCCCCGGCGCCGCGCGAGGCTACGTCTCCCACACCTTGAACGCCCTGACCTGGTACGGCGACTGCGGCAGCCAGACCCCGTCGCCCGGGTAGGTCTGGAACTCGCCGGTCTCGGCGCACTGCGCCGACTGGTAGGTGGTCACCGGGCGGCCGAGCCGGTTGGTGAGGGACTGGGCGCTGGTCCCCGCGGGCAGGGCGGTGCAGCTGTTGATGTCCAGGGTGCTCAGCTCGTGGGTGTTCCGGGTGCCCTTGAACTCCGGCTTCGCCCACAGGCACAGCTGTCCGGTCGCACAGGCCCCGAGGGTGGCCGGGCCGGCGGCGTGCGCCGCGCCGGACGTGCTCGGGACGAGAGCGGCGAGGGCCAGGCCGGCGACGGCGAAAGTGGTGCTCCACGTACGCATGACGGGTCAACTCCTTGTGGACGAAACGTGCCCCGGGCTGTTGCCGGAGCTCCGCCGACACCACGCTGACCTGCGCCGACGGCCGGGCGGAAGAGGCCTCGGGCAGGTCCACCCTGATAGGCGACAGCCCCGCCGGAACCGTCCGGCAGGGCTGTCGTACGTACGGAGTTGACGCCTCCGCGGGCGCTGGAGCCGGGCCTCAGACGTGCGCGGCGCCCACCCCCGCGGCGGCGTTCTCGCCGCGCTTGGTGAAGCAGGCGACGACGGCGGCGAGGACCGCGACCACGCCGGCGACGGTGAAGGCGGTGCTCATGCCGGACACGAAGGTGTCGTGCGCGACGTCGGCGATCGCCTGCGCGACGGGCTCCGGGGTGCCCGGCTGGACGGGGGCCATGCCGACCTGGACCCCCTTCTCCACGAGAGCCTGCTCCTGCGGGGCGAGCGGAGGCAGCCCGGCGGCGTGCCAGTTGTCCCCGAACGAGTTGCCGACGGCGCTGGCCATGACCGCGCCCAGGACGGCGGTGCCGAGGCTGCCGCCGACCTGCATGGCGGCCTGCTGGAGCCCGCCGGCCACGCCGGACAGCTCCAGCGGGGCGTTGCCGACGATGACCTCGGTGGCGCCGACCATGACGGGCGCGAGCCCGAGGCCGAGCAGGGCGAACCAGAGCGACATCGTGAGCGTGCCGGTGCCCGGGGTCAGCCGGGCCATCCCGAAGCAGGCGACGGCGGTGGCGACCATGCCCCCGACGAGCGGGATCCGCGGGCCGACCCAGGTGATGACGGCGCCGGCCAGCGGCGAACCGACGATCATCATGCCGGTCAGCGGAAGCAGGTGCAGACCGCTGTCGACCGGGCTCATGCCGTGCACGTTCTGCAGGTAGAAGGTGACGAAGAACAGGCCGCCCATGAAGGCGAAGGCCATCAGCACCATCAGCACGGTGCCCGCGGACAGCGGCAGCGAGCGGAACATGCCCAGCGGGATCAGCGGTTCCGCGACCTTCGTCTCCCAGACGGCGAAGAACGCGAAGCAGAGCACGGAGGCGGCGAGGAAGAACAGGGTCTTCCAGTCGCCCCAGCCCCACTCCCCGGCCTTGATCAGGGCCCAGATGAGGGAGAACATCGCGCCCGACAGCAGCAGGATGCCCAGGATGTCGAAGGAGCGGGGGGCGTTCGGAGCGCGGTGGTCGACGAGGATGAACAGGCCCAGGAGCAGCGCGACGACCCCGACGGGGACGTTGATGAAGAAGACGGACTGCCAGCTGCGGTGCTCGACGAGGAGGCCGCCGATGATGGGCCCGGCGGCCGTCGAGGCCCCGATGACCATGCCCCAGATGCCGATGGCCATGTTGAGCTTCTCGGCGGGGAAGGTGGCGCGCAGCAGGCCGAGCGCGGCGGGCATCAGCAGCGCGCCGAAGAGGCCCTGCGCGACACGGGCGGTGATGACGAGCTCGACGCCCTCGGACATGCCGATCACGGCGGAGGAGAGCCCGAAGCCGGCGATGCCTATGAGGAAGGTCTGGCGGTGGCCGAAGCGGTCGCCGAGCTTGCCCGCGGTGATCAGGGAGACCGCGAGGGCCAGCATGTACCCGTTGGTGATCCACTGGATGTCGGCGAGCGAGGCATCGAGGTCCGCCGCGATCGCGGGGTTGGCGACGGCGACGATCGTGCCGTCGAGGGCGACCATCATGACGCCGATCGCGACGGCGAAGAGGGTCAGCCAGGGGTGGCCGCGCAGGCCCGTACGGGCCGGTGCCGATCCTGGTTCCTTGGCGGGCACCTGCTCGTCGACGGTGATCTGACTAGTCATGCGAACAGGCTAGTGACAGCGACTGACAGTTCACAAACGGCTCAGTGGGACAGTCTTTGTCGCGTGGGTCACAGGTAACCTGACCGCTCACCCGGCGTCAGAAGAGCAGAAGAACATCGGAAAGGAGCCCCCCCGGTGATGACCGACGAACGGCCGGCGCCGGCCGCACCGGTGGCGGCGGGCCTGCGCGAACGCAAGAAGCGGCGCACCCGGGACGCGCTGCTGCGCGCCGCCCTGCTGCTCTTCATCTCCCAGGGGTACGAGCGGACCACCGTCGACGAGATCACCGACGCCGTGGACGTGTCGCAGCGGACCTTCTTCCGCTACTTCGCGAACAAGGAGGAGGTCGCCTTCGCCGTCCAGGACCTGGTCGAGTCGCACTTCTTCGCCGAGCTGCAGGCCCGGCCGCCCTCCGAGGGCCCCTTCGCGGCGATGCGGGGCGCGGTGCTCGCCGCCTGGGACACCGTCGAGGAGGCCATCTCCGAGGTGGTCCCCGTCGACCTCTACATGCGCAGCTACCAGCTGATCGAGTCCACCCCGGCCCTCCTCGCCGTGCACCTGCGTCGCTCCACCGAGTTGGAGGAGCGGATCGCCCGGCTGATCGCCGCCCGCGAGGGACTGGACGTGGACGCCGATCCCCGGCCGCGGGTGGCCGTCGCCGCGTTCTCGGGTGTGATGCGAGTCACGGGCCGGCTGTGGGGGCAGGGCGAGGACACCAGCGTGGCCGCGATCCGGCGGATGACCGAGGCGTACCTGGACCAGATCGGCCCCGCCCTGGCTGCGGATTGGCGCCGTACGCCCGCCACGGGCCGGGACTGACCGGCGCTGCCGGGGCCTGCCGGGCAGCAGGGTGACCGGAGTTGTGGAGCGACCCGGTGGGCCGTGAGTCCCGTCACCCGGGGCGCCGTGGCCGGAAGGCGTCTCCTACGCTGGTCGCAGTGAAACTGTCAGGCCTTGCCCACCCCACCGCCCCCGGCGCCGACCCGCGCCCCGCCGCCCTGCGCACCCTGCTCGCGCTCGCGGTGGTCTTCGTCCTGCTGGCGACCACCGGCTGGACGGCCGTGCACCGCCCCGAGGGCGGCACCCCGCTGCGGGCCGCGAGCCTCGCCTCCTGGGCCGCGGCCCGGGTCGACGGCCGCCCGGTACCGCCCGCGGATGCCCCCGTACGGACGGTGGCCCGCTTCTTCGCCGGGCTCGACGACGCCCAGCGGGCCCGGCTCGCCGACGGCTACCCCTTCGTCGTGGGCAATCTCGGCGGGGTCCCCGCCGACACCCGCTACCGGGCCAACCGGATCGGCCTGGAGCAGGCTGTCCAGGTCGAGGAAGCCCGCGGCCGCGACGTCGCCCTGACCCCGGCCGACCGCGCCACGGCAGTCCGCC from Streptomyces sp. NBC_00190 harbors:
- a CDS encoding TetR/AcrR family transcriptional regulator, whose amino-acid sequence is MTDERPAPAAPVAAGLRERKKRRTRDALLRAALLLFISQGYERTTVDEITDAVDVSQRTFFRYFANKEEVAFAVQDLVESHFFAELQARPPSEGPFAAMRGAVLAAWDTVEEAISEVVPVDLYMRSYQLIESTPALLAVHLRRSTELEERIARLIAAREGLDVDADPRPRVAVAAFSGVMRVTGRLWGQGEDTSVAAIRRMTEAYLDQIGPALAADWRRTPATGRD
- a CDS encoding MFS transporter gives rise to the protein MTSQITVDEQVPAKEPGSAPARTGLRGHPWLTLFAVAIGVMMVALDGTIVAVANPAIAADLDASLADIQWITNGYMLALAVSLITAGKLGDRFGHRQTFLIGIAGFGLSSAVIGMSEGVELVITARVAQGLFGALLMPAALGLLRATFPAEKLNMAIGIWGMVIGASTAAGPIIGGLLVEHRSWQSVFFINVPVGVVALLLGLFILVDHRAPNAPRSFDILGILLLSGAMFSLIWALIKAGEWGWGDWKTLFFLAASVLCFAFFAVWETKVAEPLIPLGMFRSLPLSAGTVLMVLMAFAFMGGLFFVTFYLQNVHGMSPVDSGLHLLPLTGMMIVGSPLAGAVITWVGPRIPLVGGMVATAVACFGMARLTPGTGTLTMSLWFALLGLGLAPVMVGATEVIVGNAPLELSGVAGGLQQAAMQVGGSLGTAVLGAVMASAVGNSFGDNWHAAGLPPLAPQEQALVEKGVQVGMAPVQPGTPEPVAQAIADVAHDTFVSGMSTAFTVAGVVAVLAAVVACFTKRGENAAAGVGAAHV
- a CDS encoding peptidase inhibitor family I36 protein, producing the protein MRTWSTTFAVAGLALAALVPSTSGAAHAAGPATLGACATGQLCLWAKPEFKGTRNTHELSTLDINSCTALPAGTSAQSLTNRLGRPVTTYQSAQCAETGEFQTYPGDGVWLPQSPYQVRAFKVWET